The Stenotrophomonas rhizophila genome has a window encoding:
- a CDS encoding transglutaminase TgpA family protein: MADPSAPLLSPAARRWTLASAALALVPLLLQLTPLLASVFAVAAVLTALASGQRVLPGPVRVLLVLGMLAAIYWQMGARPGRDTGCALLAAMLALKSSELRSLRDARSLLGFALFAPFAAFLLDQGPLTMGLAVLAALATLLTLQRLARAEGHAPGAALAEQMRGVGKLVALGLPLALAAFWLFPRLSEPLWGLPDRAVGKPGLSDHMEPSEWLDLMADDATALRVSFTGAAPPPEQRYWRGPVMTRFDGRRWDRDPYSERRPPPPVTRGAARWDYQIDYEPTDRRQLVALDLPLQAPAGTTLDGTYSLRSDRNLSALTRWRLQSAPAAAYTEPLSAFQRQLALQLPPDLNPRTAALGRQWRQEAGSNDAAIVARALDWIRSRFAYTLSTPAPGRHSVDEFLFDQQAGFCQHFSSSFVVLMRSAGIPARVVTGFAGGQRNPYGNYYVVRRMDAHAWAEVWLPQRGWVRVDPTAAVAPERIYDTLEDRLGDGAGTTLEGRWLQLGQVGDFLRRGWNDLVLSFDANRQQQLLRPLGIDKLEPAQLVGIFIAFAGGALGWMAWLLARGERERDPLLRAWHRLGRRYARHGLAREPAETATEWAQRVHRQRPDPALIPLSQRFVHARYAGAELDPSLVRDLHRHRPSTGATS; the protein is encoded by the coding sequence ATGGCTGACCCTTCCGCCCCGCTGCTGTCCCCCGCCGCCCGCCGCTGGACCCTGGCCAGCGCGGCGCTGGCCCTGGTGCCACTGCTGCTGCAGCTGACGCCGCTGCTGGCCAGCGTGTTCGCCGTAGCGGCGGTGCTCACCGCACTGGCGTCCGGGCAACGCGTGCTGCCCGGTCCGGTCCGCGTGCTGCTGGTGCTGGGCATGCTGGCCGCGATCTACTGGCAGATGGGCGCCCGCCCGGGCCGCGATACCGGCTGTGCGCTGCTGGCGGCGATGCTGGCACTGAAATCCAGCGAGCTGCGCAGCCTGCGCGATGCGCGCAGCCTGCTGGGCTTTGCGCTGTTCGCCCCGTTCGCTGCGTTCCTGCTCGACCAGGGCCCGCTGACAATGGGCCTGGCGGTACTGGCGGCGCTGGCCACGCTGCTCACCCTGCAGCGCCTGGCGCGCGCGGAAGGGCATGCGCCCGGCGCCGCGTTGGCCGAACAGATGCGCGGGGTGGGCAAGCTGGTGGCGCTGGGCCTGCCGCTGGCGCTGGCCGCGTTCTGGCTGTTCCCGCGGCTGAGCGAGCCGCTGTGGGGGCTGCCGGACCGCGCGGTGGGCAAGCCTGGCCTGTCCGACCACATGGAACCTTCCGAGTGGCTGGACCTGATGGCCGATGATGCCACCGCGCTGCGGGTGAGCTTCACCGGCGCCGCGCCCCCGCCTGAGCAGCGCTACTGGCGCGGCCCGGTGATGACCCGCTTCGACGGTCGGCGCTGGGACCGCGATCCCTACAGCGAGCGACGCCCGCCACCGCCGGTGACCCGCGGCGCGGCGCGCTGGGACTACCAGATCGATTACGAGCCCACCGATCGCCGACAGCTGGTGGCGCTGGACCTGCCCCTGCAGGCACCGGCCGGCACCACGCTGGATGGCACCTACAGCCTGCGCAGCGATCGCAACCTGTCGGCACTCACCCGTTGGCGCCTGCAGTCGGCACCGGCGGCGGCGTACACCGAGCCGCTCAGCGCGTTCCAGCGCCAGCTGGCGCTGCAGCTGCCGCCCGACCTCAATCCGCGCACGGCGGCATTGGGCCGGCAGTGGCGGCAGGAGGCGGGCAGCAACGATGCCGCCATCGTGGCGCGGGCGCTGGACTGGATCCGCTCGCGCTTCGCCTACACGCTTTCAACGCCGGCACCGGGCCGGCACAGCGTGGACGAGTTCCTGTTCGACCAGCAGGCCGGCTTCTGCCAGCACTTCAGCTCTTCGTTCGTGGTGCTGATGCGCAGTGCCGGCATCCCCGCACGGGTGGTCACCGGCTTTGCCGGCGGCCAGCGCAATCCCTACGGCAACTACTACGTGGTGCGTCGGATGGACGCGCATGCCTGGGCCGAGGTGTGGCTGCCGCAGCGCGGCTGGGTACGGGTGGATCCGACCGCGGCGGTCGCGCCCGAGCGCATCTATGACACGCTGGAAGACCGCCTGGGCGACGGCGCCGGCACCACCCTGGAAGGCCGCTGGCTGCAGCTGGGCCAGGTGGGCGACTTCCTGCGCCGCGGCTGGAACGACCTGGTGCTGTCCTTCGACGCCAACCGCCAGCAGCAGCTGCTGCGTCCCCTTGGCATCGACAAGCTGGAGCCGGCGCAGCTGGTTGGCATTTTCATCGCCTTCGCAGGCGGCGCGCTAGGCTGGATGGCATGGCTGCTGGCCCGCGGGGAGCGCGAACGCGATCCCCTGCTGCGGGCCTGGCACCGGCTGGGGCGGCGTTACGCGCGGCATGGCCTGGCCCGGGAACCTGCGGAAACCGCCACGGAGTGGGCGCAGCGCGTCCACCGGCAACGTCCCGACCCGGCGTTGATTCCGCTCAGCCAGCGTTTCGTTCACGCGCGCTACGCTGGCGCTGAGCTCGACCCTTCACTCGTGCGTGACCTGCACAGGCATCGCCCGTCCACCGGAGCAACCTCATGA